The sequence tacgctttggctaactacactttgcacgagatcgtgtgaagaaaatagcactcgtttatcaattaagcctaagcgctcgtttcagtgattctgcagttgctccgacaatttttaaacaatctcgaccgttgtggcgcttctttctgtttcggcttaagtttaaggtttccttgtcctctactcaaaagaatctcttcaagaatactctcgaaatccatgtttattccgcaaaatcacccaaaatcacaacagagagtacgaacatgcgcagtgaaagaaaagcccgtatttcgggcctcgctggcactgagcatgctcgaaatcgaactttaccagatctcacatttccagtgacagagtgagatctgggtacgagattatcAATATGCTGTACACGCCTCCAACGTCGCTTACAATAAACATctctttgaaacttccctggAGCAGGAAGAATAAGTTTGGTCTTGTCGGTGAGTAGTGTACTTGGCGTTAGTGGCAAGGGAGACAGTGGGTCACTTTAGGATTCGGTAGTAAGAGGGCGACTGTTTACAACGGCTTCGACTTCACGTGGCACAGTCTTCAACGATTCGTCGTCTAAGCTGTGACCATGTTGCTTCATAAGCGCTGCCATAGTGTTCGGTATTAGTCGTTCCCAAGCACCACCAAAGTTGCTTGCCATAGCGGGGTTTCTGATCCAATCGATGTTGTGCTTAAGCAACTCTGCCTTTATCCTCTCATCACCCGTTTCAGGTCAGGTCAGGATAACCTTAAGTGATCCTGCTACTGGTAGAAGTGTAGTCCAGTACAACCTGTTTCACGGACGGGTCGTCGGCGTCTAAACCGGCTCCCCACCAGTGTATATACACTGGTCAGGAGGGTGTGTATGACACCCAGCAGGACGAAAACCAAAACCTGTTAAAGGGCGTATGAACTCCTTGCGAGTCACCGGCCATCATACACTTATGCAACAGGATGTACCTGCGACTGTCTCAGCATCGCTCTGCCGTCGGATCAACAGGCCATTCTGCCAAGAGGATGCTATACCTTGTGCCGAGTAGCATCGTCATCGAAGGCACAGCCACATAGTTCATCATGGATAATATATTTACAGATATTTTGAGTAATGCTACCGCGTACGGGGTAACCGACGCGCCACCCCCCATGGCAGTGGCGACAAATGAGCAAAGACCATACAAGTACCCAACTGTATACAGCATAGCCGGCAGATCTTTGTCTGGAAGGACTTTTAATTTAGCAACCTGGAATGTGCGAACCACCAATGATAGCGATAACTCTGTGAGACCTGAACGTGCCACTGCCATTATCTGCAGGGAACTTGAAAGAGCTGAAATAGACATCTGTGCTTTAACTGAAGTAAGAAGGCCAAACTCAGGCAATATAGTAGAGAAAAGTCATACAATCTTTTAGAGCGGTGGTCAGGATAAAAATGCAGGCGTGGGTTTTGCAGTTTCTAACAAACTTGAAAACATCACCCCTCAGCCAATTAATGACCGACTTATGACATGCCGAATTGACCTACAAAATGGGAACTTTCTAACACTTATCAGTGCATATGCTCCAACTATGCAAAGAACAGTAGAAGAGAAAGAATTTTTCTATGAACATCTTGGGGAGTGCATGAGAAGAGCCAAAGACGACAGTATTTTTATCCTGGCAGACTTTAATGCTCGAGTTGGTAATGACTGGCAATCCTGGCCTATAGTTATGGGAAAACATGGAGTTGGTAAGATGAACACTAATGGGCTCATGCTACTCGAGTTCTGCACGCGTTTCCAACTCATCATAACTGGCACCATCTTCCAGTTAAAGAACCATCTTAAAACCACATGGATGCATGCGCGCTCAAGACATTGGCACCAATTAGATCATATATTAGTTAACAGCAAGGCCAGggtttttgttaaaatcacAAAAGCTAGTCTCACAGCTGACTGTTTTACTGATCATAGGTTACTGATTTGTAAGTGTAAAATTTCAGCTgtaaaaaagaaaggtaactcGAAACCTCCTAAGAAATTTGACACAACGATGAccaaagagagaaaagaaacattGAAGCGCTTCTTTCGGGAAAAACTACCCAATGCTGAAGCAGACTGGAAGCATTTGAAAAGTGTAACTCGAAACCTCCTAAGAAATTTGACACAACGATGAccaaagagagaaaagaaacattGAAGCGCTTCTTTCGGGAAAAACTACCCAATGCTGAAGCAGACTGGAAGCATTTGAAAAGTGTTCTATCGGATGCTGCAAAGCATgtttttggaaaaaagaaaagacaagatCACGACTGGTTTAATGAGCATGATGAAGAAATCCAGCAACtacttaaagaaaagaaagatactTCAAAGCTACATTATCTTAGGGATAAAATACGACAGATCAAAAATGATTGGTTTCAGAGAAAAGCTGAAGAAGCAGAAAAATACAGTCAAGAGAAAAAACACCGTGAATTCTATGCTGCACTAAATGCTGTCCATGGTCCAAGACCTAGAATCTCACATCAAATCAGATCAGTTGGGGGGGGAATTATTTTCATCTACAGAAGACACCAAGAAAAGATGGGTAGAACATTTCAAAAATCTTCTCAATCAACCTAGTCATTACCACCAAGATATAGTCAATGATATTGCACAACTGCCAACAATAGACAATCTGGACAGTCCAATTATGATGGATGAGCTAAACACTGCTTTAAACAATACTAAACTTGGAAAAAGCTCTGGTCCTGATGGAATACTCCCGGAAATACTTGTGTTTGGTGGTGATTACTTGAAATCATCGCTCCTGTTACTATTCAATCGTTTTTGGGACATCGAGGTCATACCAGCAAACCTCATTGACGCTAATATCACCGTCCTTTTCAAAAAAGGTGACCGTAGCCTATGCAACAACTACcgtggaatttctcttctcagtATCGTTGGAAAAGTTTTTGCTGATATAATCTTGCAAAGACTCCACATTCTCGCAGAACGAGTTTATGCAGAATCACAATCTGGTTATCGCAAAGGCAGAAGCACAATTGACGGCATTTTTACATTACGTCAAGTGATGGAAAAGAGCAGAGAACATCAAAAAGACCTGCATATAGCCTTCATTGACTTTACAAAAGCCTTTGACTGTGTAAATCGTGAATTACTTTTCGTCATCTTGGAAAAGATTGGCTGTCCTGTAAAGATGACAAAGATTATCAAGGCCCTATACTCCAATGTAAAGGCAAAAGTTATTGTTGATGGAGAACTTTCAGAAGCTTTTAACTATGATGGTGGTGTGAAGCAAGGGTGTAAACTTGCCCCCACCTTGTATGGTATTTATGCAGCTATTCTACTTCAGTTatcatttaataatattaactcTAATCACAGTGTAAAAGTTCGATTTCGTTATGATGGAAATCTGTTTGATCTGAGGAGATTAAAAGCAAGGTCCAAAGTCAAGTACATGTACATACAAGAAGCTCAATACGCTGATGATATAGCCCTTTTTAGCAACCGTGCCGAAGATCTTCAGGATCTTCTCTCGGCATACAACCATGTTTCAAAGGAAATGGGTCTACAGATCAACACATCTAAGACGGAAACAATGAGTATTGGTACTCAAGTAGTTTTTCAAGTAAACAATGTCAAGCTTCCACGAGTAGATCGTTTCAAATATTTGGGTAGTTATGTTTCCAGAGACTGTATGATGAATGAGGAAATCCACGCAAGAATACAAAGTGCCTCTTGTGCCTTTGGCGGTCTTAGAAAAAGAGTGTTTGACTGTAGAGAACTGACAGTTAAAACCAAAGTTAAAGTGTACGACCAATGTATAATCCCTCTTCTACTATATGGCAGCGAAACATGGCCCCTTTATCAAAAACACGTGAAACAGTTAAGAACAATTCAACAGCGTCACCTCAGGTCAATACTTAGTATTACACCTTatgctgttcattacgagaaaatacgcattcatttgtgtgaattgacgaccaatagcgcgaagatgcattcatgagcgccaagaagcgaacatttgcatgtaactcacattcaataaagatttttgcatttttgtttacattcaatagcattttcatatattcatatgcgtcattcggcatacaaaagaagaaaatatactttcatttgcgctaacattcaagtcattaacaccatcatgaaaatcattagagacaataaacaaacaataaagtgcataaccattcattaacattttcatcacactgtttgaaattcattaacattcctggacggcgttagtgtggataagacaaatattaatgcgattgaacaaacaatagagcgttctttacattcaatgtacaaacatcgattttcaattgaacaataacaaatttgccaattgttttcttatgaatttCGGCTTACCCTTCAATAACCTctctatttaaacattttggcaGATAGGTCTGCATGAGGCGGTACCATTGCGCACTTTTAGCTGCTGTAATTGTGTCAATATTTCGGTGCAGAGCCTCATGTAGTTGCTGTGTTCGAAACTCCCCTAGTGGAATTCCTCGGACTCTGGCTTCATCTCTGTCATCCATACGTCTTTGGATTTCCGGACGAGAGATGTCGGCCTTAATTGCTGCTTTCCGACAACTACTTGCCTGCTCCACGATGTTTAAAAAAGGACTATAGGGAGGAAGCATTTTCAACTCCGTGTTTGGGGCGGGAACGGTAGGGTTTCGGTGGGCCGGTGCTCCGTCATATACAAAGATAACGGACTCTTCTGGATCCAGATTTGTCCCTGCCTGTGTCAGGAAATTATCGAAACGCGCTGCATTCATTCCGCCAACAAAAGCGGAGGAAAACACAAGTCCATTAATAGGCGATATTGCCATTGTCACAGTCAAGTTTCTTCCTCGCTGGCCGCAAACTTGGCGATAGGCTCTCTCTCCTTGCCGCGCTCTACCGTGACTTCTGGCCGTCCAGATGTTGTAGCCGCATTCGTCTACAAACACACAGTGTCGCACTACGGCAGAGTTCATAAACCATGTCGCGTAATCGACTCTCTTGTTCAGCACATCAGGTCTGTTTCTGTCAGCAGGGAGGGGCCTTGCCAGTTTTACTCGAAACAGCATCCCGTCTAATGTCCTTGATACGGTGCGGTCATGGATCTCGGGTTTGACTGGTAGTCTTCTCCTCAGTTCGTGGTTTATCTGAGTAAGTGTGAGTAAACAGTTTTCGTTGATGATCTCCTCGAGACAATCTCTCATCTCATCTTCCACGCGCACGTTGTTTCTACCACCTCTTGCTCTCTCCCGGATCCTGCCTTCTCTGATGTAGCGCGCCACGATGCCTCTTGCCGTTGATCGATTCACTCCAAGCGTATCTGCGACTAAAAGATAGTCTTCCTCCTCGTCATCGAATGCTCTAACGATTCTCTCTCTGTGTTTGAGTGGTATTCGGTTTCTCCGTGGCATTTTGCTAGAGGTCAGAAGCGAATGAACTGGTCAAcaattttcaaggtttttatacCATTCtgcacttgaaaaaaattacatagcCTCGCGGGAGGACATATATTACATTCATACACCACACCGACAATGCAAAAGtcagaaaaatttgttattgttcaattgaaaatcgatgtttgcacattgaatgtaaagaacgctctattgtttgttcaatcgcattaatatttgtcttatccacactaacgccgtccaggaatgttaatgaatttcaaacagtgtgatgaaaatgttaatgaatggttatgcactttattgtttgtttattgtctctaatgattttcatgatggtgttaatgacttgaatgttagcgcaaatgaaagtatattttcttcttttgtatgccgaatgacgcatatgaatatatgaaaatgctattgaatgtaaacaaaaatgcaaaaatctttattgaatgtgagttacatgcaaatgttcgcttcttggcgctcatgaatgcatcttcgcgctattggtcgtcaattcacacaaatgaatgcgtattttctcgtaatgaacagcaaaaggtgtaaatgggaccattttgtcTCAAATGAGGAAGTGCTTGAAAGAGCAAATGTCTTAGATATGGaaataaaactactaaaaaaCCGCCTCCGTTGGATGGGTCATATCTGTCGTATGAACGATACCAGACCAGTGAAAGCACTGCTATTTGGCGAGTTGGAAGGTTCTAGAAAAGTGGGTCGTCCACTTCTGCGTTACAAGGACACGTGCAAAATGGCTCTGCAGCGTGGTAAAGTTCTAAATGAATGGATCGCTGTAGTGAATGATCGCGACAAGTGGAAAGCTCTCATACAAGATGTGTGTAAAGAGCAcaaccagaaaagaaaagctgactaCGAAGAACGAAGACAGAAACGTCACAAATGCTAACTGTAACTCTTTATACATGTTTGAAACTATGATTATATCCGTATCGGATAACAAAAGGCAATTACAATTACCCGTTTCTTGAAATAATTTCTTGAACTCGTTTTCAGCTCCGACAAAGTTGGTCCCCTGGTCACAGCGGAGTTCTCGTTTCGGTCCTCTTCAAGCGATTACGCGCCGTAGTGCTTGCAAGAACGAAtctgtttatatatatatatatatatatatatagttagatatagctctttggcacAATAACGCTTTGCTTTATGTCCAAATTGAGGTctctactgggatgagtcattgccgctagcaattgcgcacgctcactagctCTCTAGTTTGAACACTCTGGCATGAatgagatgttaccacatgcgtggggcactcgaggtagtcttatatgCCTACCCTTCAACTCAgatatcagcactgcactgatgaggcccagtaGGCCGAAGAAGAGCTAAGATTACGTCGCTCTGTTTTTTGGGTCCACCTAATACAAAACTCTAGTCAGTCTTTTTGGTGGACCGGCTACGCCATGGAGCCTGCAGCTTATTCTCCTCCAACTGATTCTTATACGATGGGTAACGTTTCTAGTTTTGGTGCACCACAGGATAGCACTGTTTCTGATGCAGATAGTCAGTGGAACCGGAACGAGGTAAATCTGACCCGCTTAGAAAGGGACTTTTTTCTTCCGAGAAATGTCTTACCAGATAGACCGAAATCTGTGTACTTTCGTACTAATGAGCgtttggagtttaaggatgTGTTGGAGTCTATTAGGGGAGCTGGTAAAAATGATCGTGACATTGAGTGTATTCAATTTAAACGATTAAGTGATGATGCCAGAGATGTTCACATTACGTTTTCATCTGCCGCTGTAAGCGCCTTGTTTTCCCGACCTGAGGGTTTGTGCGTTAAGGAAAAATCGTATTATATTCAGTCGTCGTTTCGGCGTATCACCTACGTGGCTGTTTCTGACGCACCTCGTGAACGTCCTGACCAGCCGATAGTTCAACGCTTACAGGATCGCTTTCAGTGCACTGTTGTTAACACTAGGAGGAATAAGCATCAGGGAACGGATATACCTAACGGTATACGGACTTACAGTGTTATTATGAGAAAAGACCTTCCTGCTACTATGCGCTTTGGCCGTTTTGTGATCCATTTTCACTACAGTGGTGCGGGGAGAAGATGTAACAAGTGTAGTCAAGAGGGCCATGTAGCACGTGACTGTCCTGAAACAATGTGTTTTAATTGTGATAATCTTGGCCATGAAAGCAGACAATGTCCTGGCCCGCGAAGATGTTGTATTTGTAAATCTACTTATCATTTAGTTGATAAAAGTCAGTATTCTTGGTCGGGCGACATTGCCCCTTCTCGTCAGCCTGCTCCACCGATTGTGGAGGGGATTGTCACGGAGGAGGTAATCATGGATTCGGAAACCACTCCGTTTGATCTGACTGCTTCCGAGGATAATATGGAACCTTTGCCCCTCTCATGGGCTGACGCCTCTGAGCCTGCCTCTCAGCCAGCTGCTACCGTGCCTTGCTCTCGTGATGTGTCTACTTCATCTCCACCCACTCAGTCTTAACCTttatacagtcatgtgatccaGTCTCTTCCTTCATGTATTGATGAGTCATCGTTGTCCTTTAGATCGTCCCAGAGGCCACATAAACATACTTCGGTAGATCCATGTGGCCAATTGTTTGTTTCTCCACCTATGCGTGCACGTATTTCCAAGCTCTTCGAAGCAGTCCACGCCGGAAGAGGTTTCACACTCTAAGAGAAGCAAAGGATCTGTTCACAAGCCCTCCTCGTCAAGTTCAAAATAGCTTCCATTAACTCTCGGGGCCTCGCCTCATCtaaaataaaggtaatatttaatCTTTGTAAATCCTACGACGTTTTCCTTATTCAGGAATCCTTGTCTAATAATCCTTCATTTTATCAGGACCTTTCTCGGCAATGGACGGGTGGTTTTTGTTATTGTCCAGCAGTAGGTAGGCAAGGAGGTGTGATCACACTTATATCGAAGGACTTTTGTGGATCTGTTTTTTCGTGGCGTAGAGATGCTAATAGGCGTGATTTCTTATGGTGTTGTTAGAATTAATGTAGTTAATATttaaacgaaaatttggtttatcaacggagttgataatgtaaattgaccaccgtacagagattgggaagctgacgtttcgagcgttagcccttcgtcagagcgaatagatgaattgtgggtagtgtaaggttatatacagagcaaggagctatgctataggtggaaactaggttacgcgaaaaacaggaataaattaattgaatgaaaagcgttcgttgatgccgtggggattaagggtgccgatctgaaaaatgaatctttgctctaggtttttgcggctctctgtggtgccctgatgtagggaaaggccgcagatagacatgtgttctttagaatggttagggagattaaaatgtcgcgcgactggtttcgatgtgtctttgtcatctttctcaacgtcacgtaggtgttctcggaatcggtcgcctagtcgtcttcctgtttcgccaatgtatagctttttgcataatgtgcaggttatacaatagataacatttgccgaggtacacgtgaaacgatcagtgatcttaacagatcgcttagggcccgatattttgtgagcgttttggacgaaaggacaagttttgcatcgcgagcgcgcgcatttgaaagtaccaggttcctcaattgttttgaatgtgcttttgactagaaagttgcctacgtttttgtcgcgtttgaatgaaatcagcggtggttgcgaaaaaattgcactagtttcaggatcattttgcagtattttaaagttgttaaggatgatagcttttactgggttattgtgagggtgaaatgtgagggtaaatggaattctgtcatttttttctttttgtgacgtttgtagtgctgactgtcgatcagtttgttgagcgcggtggtgggccgtttggataacagaagcaggatagccacgtttttcgaaaaactggcacatttcttgagatttgttagaaaaatcagagtcatcactgcacagacgtcggagtctgagaaattgagaatagggaatggcatttttgacatgggatgggtgggatgatgaatgcaacaaatagctgtgagaatctgtgggtttgtagtgaacactggtacgtaaaccgttgccattgatagagactttgatatctagaaaagccagcgaagtttctgaaatttcccaggtatattttagagctggatgaaaagaattgactgaagtaataaaacgattgagttcctctctgctggatgaaattgcgccgatgcagtcgtcaatgtagcgaccgtagaaatcagaaacgctactccgtctagctgaactagttttaacacttaactgtttttcattcgccggcaactactataagcaaattaatggtgtagctatgggcactaaaatgggacccagctacgccaatctttttgtaggatacgtagaacaccaatttttcaatcagtgcgacggccccaaacctgatttctacggtcgctacattgacgactgcatcggcgcaatttcatccagcagagaggaactcaatcgttttattacttcagtcaattcttttcatccagctctaaaatatacctgggaaatttcagaaacttcgctggcttttctagatatcaaagtctctatcaatggcaacggtttacgtaccagtgttcactacaaacccacagattctcacagctatttgttgcattcatcatcccacccatcccatgtcaaaaatgccattccctattctcaatttctcagactccgacgtctgtgcagtgatgactctgatttttctaacaaatctcaagaaatgtgccagtttttcgaaaaacgtggctatcctgcttctgttatccaaacggcccaccaccgcgctcaacaaactgatcgacagtcagcactacaaacgtcacaaaaagaaaaaaatgacagaattccatttaccctcacatttcaccctcacaataacccagtaaaagctatcatccttaacaactttaaaatactgcaaaatgatcctgaaactagtgcaattttttcgcaaccaccgctgatttcattcaaacgcgacaaaaacgtaggcaactttctagtcaaaagcacattcaaaacaattgaggaacctggtactttcaaatgcgcgcgctcgcgatgcaaaacttgtcctttcgtccaaaacgctcacaaaatatcgggccctaagcgatctgttaagatcactgatcgtttcacgtgtacctcggcaaatgttatctattgtataacctgcacattatgcaaaaagctatacattggcgaaacaggaagacgactaggcgaccgattccgagaacacctacgtgacgttgagaaagatgacaaagacacatcgaaaccagtcgcgcgacattttaatctccctaaccattctaaagaacacatgtctatctgcggcctttccctacatcagggcaccacagagagccgcaaaaacctagagcaaagattcatttttcagatcggcacccttaatcc is a genomic window of Acropora muricata isolate sample 2 chromosome 8, ASM3666990v1, whole genome shotgun sequence containing:
- the LOC136926340 gene encoding uncharacterized protein; this encodes MPRRNRIPLKHRERIVRAFDDEEEDYLLVADTLGVNRSTARGIVARYIREGRIRERARGGRNNVRVEDEMRDCLEEIINENCLLTLTQINHELRRRLPVKPEIHDRTVSRTLDGMLFRVKLARPLPADRNRPDVLNKRVDYATWFMNSAVVRHCVFVDECGYNIWTARSHGRARQGERAYRQVCGQRGRNLTVTMAISPINGLVFSSAFVGGMNAARFDNFLTQAGTNLDPEESVIFVYDGAPAHRNPTVPAPNTELKMLPPYSPFLNIVEQASSCRKAAIKADISRPEIQRRMDDRDEARVRGIPLGEFRTQQLHEALHRNIDTITAAKSAQWYRLMQTYLPKCLNREVIEG